Sequence from the bacterium genome:
CGGAGGGTGTCGACTATCCAGGCGAGCTGCTCCACGCCGTGGCCGTCGTGGGGCCCTGTTTGCCACCGCCAACCCTCGAGCGGAGGCTGCTCGCCGAGCATCTGGAAGAACGCCTCGGAGACGGACGGGACGCGGCGTTTGCGGTGCCCGGCATGACCCGGGCCATCCAGGCGGTGGGGCGGTTGCTGCGAACACCGGAAGATCGCGGCGTCGTTCTGTTGTTAGGCCGACGCTTTCTCCGCGAACCCTACCGGAGCCTGCTGCCCGAGGCGTGGCTGGATGGCGCCGAGCCCGAAGCCCTGGTCGCGGATCCGCCGGAGGCAGCGCACGCGTTCTTCTCCAGTCAGCCGGGTTCTACCTCGTAACGCCGGACATGGAATCCGCCCTGGCCGTCAGCCCTCGCCGCCCGGCTCACGAAGGATCGGCTCCAGGATCTGCCAGACGGTTTCGGCCACGATCTGGTGGCCCTCGGCCGTTGGATGGATGCCGTCCGGTTGGTTCAAATCCGGAACCGCAACCACCCCTTCGAGCAGGAAGGGGATCAAGCGGGCATCGTTCCGGCTCGCCAGCGCGGGAAAGCTGGCTTCGAAGCCGCTGCTGTACGCCTCACCCAGATTGGGCGCGGCGCGCATCCCCGCGACCACCAGCCGGATCTCCGGGTGGGCTTCCCGGGTGCGGTCCACGATCGTCTGGAGATTCTCGCGCATGCTGGCGACGTCCAGACCGCGGAGCATGTCATTCGCTCCGAGTTCGAGGACCAGGACATCGACGGCCTGCCGCAACAGCCAATCGAGCCGGCGCAGGCCGCCCGCCGAGGTATCTCCGCTCACGCCACCGTTGATCACGCGATACGGCAAACCCGCCGCCAGGATACGCTCCTGGATGCGGGCCGGGAACGCCTCGCTTTGGGCAACGCCGCTGCCTGCGGTGAGGCTCGTGCCCAGGAACAACACGATACGTGGCGCGTTCTCCGCCAAAGCAAGCGTCGTGGCCTCGGACCCTGCCGAGCCAGCCCCTCGGGAGGTCTCGACATTTCCGGCTCCGCAGGCCATCAGGCATGCAAGCAAGGCGATCCACCAGTATCGTTGCCGCCGCGCCCGATCTGAAACGAACATCCCGATGATCCTCGCCAGGAATCTCAGCCAG
This genomic interval carries:
- a CDS encoding arylesterase, which translates into the protein MACGAGNVETSRGAGSAGSEATTLALAENAPRIVLFLGTSLTAGSGVAQSEAFPARIQERILAAGLPYRVINGGVSGDTSAGGLRRLDWLLRQAVDVLVLELGANDMLRGLDVASMRENLQTIVDRTREAHPEIRLVVAGMRAAPNLGEAYSSGFEASFPALASRNDARLIPFLLEGVVAVPDLNQPDGIHPTAEGHQIVAETVWQILEPILREPGGEG